The DNA region GCGGCAACGGCACGGGACCGACGGATCCTGGTGCGCGGTCTGGAGGGCATCGCGGAGGCGTTCCACGAGGCTGGGTCCGCGGTCAGCTGAGCCGGACCGGAAGCCCGTGCAGGCCCCGAAGCACCAGCCCACCACGCCAGCGCAATCGGGTGGGATCGACCGCCAGGGTGATGTCGGGTGACCGCGTCACCAGCTCGGTGATCGCAATCCGGGCTTCCATGCGGGCCAGTGGGGCACCCAGGCAGTAGTGGGCGCCTCGGCCGAAGGACAGATGCCGATTGGGATGTCGCCCGATGTCCAGGTTTTCAGGGTCGGTGAAGTATTTCGGATCGCGGTTTGCGGAGGCCAGTACGGCGAGCACCAACGATCCCCGGGGAATGCCGACCCCGGCGATCTCGACGTCCGTGCTCGCCCACCGCTGGGTCGCGGTCTCGGCCGGCACGACGTAGCGCAGTAGCTCTTCGGTGCCGGTGCCGCCGAGTTCAGGATCTGATCGCCATCGGGTCAATTGGTCGGGGTGGCTCAGCAGACTCCACACGCCGGAGGTGATGAGGTTGACCGTCGTCTCGTGGCCGGCTGTCAGGAGCAGCACGACCATGGCGAGAATCTCGTCGGCGTCGAGCCGGTCGTCATCTTCCCGAGCGAGCACCATCGCGCTGATCAGATCGTCGTGCGGCTCGGCGGCGCGCTGGTCGATCAACCGCCGCAGGTAGCGCAGGAACCGCACGATCGACGGGACGGCGGTGGCCGGATACCGCCGTTGCGGTGCATGGATGAGGGCGGCGGACCACCGGGCGAACTTCGGGGTGTCGTCCTCGGGGACACCGAGGATCCTGGCGATCAGCACGATCGCCAGCGGGAGCGCCAGGTCGGCGCGTACGTCCATCTCGCCGCGACGCATCGCTGCGTCCAACAGTTCGTCGACCCTGTGCCGCGCCTGGTCGTGCATCAATTCGACGCGGCGCGCGGTGAACGCCTGGTGGACCAGACCGCGTAACCGGTCGTGGTCGGCGCCGTCGAGGCTGAGCAGACCTCGGTCCAGGGGGGCGAGGAACCGCGGAAGGTTGCGGACGGTGCCGCGCTGACCGGCCGGCATCGCCGCGGCGCGGTTCTTGACGAACCGGACATCGCCCAGCACGGAGACGACGTCGTCGAAGCGGGTGACAAGCCATACCGGCCCGAATGATCGAGTAGCGACACGCAG from Mycobacterium sp. DL includes:
- a CDS encoding cytochrome P450 — its product is MSINSHAGRLAQLDVTSPQFKADPFPYYAQMRNHAPVLRVATRSFGPVWLVTRFDDVVSVLGDVRFVKNRAAAMPAGQRGTVRNLPRFLAPLDRGLLSLDGADHDRLRGLVHQAFTARRVELMHDQARHRVDELLDAAMRRGEMDVRADLALPLAIVLIARILGVPEDDTPKFARWSAALIHAPQRRYPATAVPSIVRFLRYLRRLIDQRAAEPHDDLISAMVLAREDDDRLDADEILAMVVLLLTAGHETTVNLITSGVWSLLSHPDQLTRWRSDPELGGTGTEELLRYVVPAETATQRWASTDVEIAGVGIPRGSLVLAVLASANRDPKYFTDPENLDIGRHPNRHLSFGRGAHYCLGAPLARMEARIAITELVTRSPDITLAVDPTRLRWRGGLVLRGLHGLPVRLS